A single region of the Drosophila takahashii strain IR98-3 E-12201 chromosome 2R, DtakHiC1v2, whole genome shotgun sequence genome encodes:
- the speck gene encoding arylalkylamine N-acetyltransferase 1 isoform X2, whose amino-acid sequence MEESLNVSGKAAVDKDCPYTIELIQPEDAEAVIAMLKTFFFKDEPLNTFLDLGECKELEKYSLKSLPDNCSYKAVNKKGEIIGVFLNGLVRRPSPDDVAEKAADSCDHPKFKKILSMMDYVEEKFSIFDVYPEEELVLDGKILSVDTNYRGLGIAGRLTERAYEYMRENGINVYHVFCSSHYSARVMEKLGFHQVFNMPFADYKPQGEVVFKPAAPHVGIQVMAKEVGPAKTKL is encoded by the exons ATGGAGGAATCCCTAAATGTTTCTGGAAAGGCAGCGGTTGATAAGGACTGCCCCTATACCATCGAACTGATCCAACCCGAGGATGCGGAGGCGGTGATAGCCATGCTCAAGACTTTTTTCTTTAAG GATGAACCCCTCAATACCTTCCTGGATCTCGGAGAGTGCAAGGAACTGGAGAAATACTCCCTGAAGTCTCTGCCCGATAACTGCTCTTATAAGGCGGTGAACAAAAAGGGCGAGATTATAGGGGTATTCCTCAATGGGCTAGTAAGACGTCCG TCCCCCGATGATGTGGCCGAAAAGGCAGCCGATTCCTGCGATCATCCCAAATTCAAGAAGATCCTCTCGATGATGGACTATGTGGAGGAGAAGTTCAGCATCTTCGACGTCTATCCTGAGGAGGAGCTGGTCCTGGACGGCAAGATCCTGTCGGTGGACACCAACTACCGGGGCCTGGGCATCGCCGGCCGTCTGACGGAGCGAGCCTACGAGTACATGAGGGAGAACGGCATCAATGTGTACCATGTTTTCTGCTCCAGCCACTATTCCGCCCGGGTGATGGAGAAGCTGGGCTTCCACCAAGTGTTCAACATGCCGTTCGCCGATTACAAGCCACAGGGAGAGGTGGTCTTCAAGCCGGCGGCTCCGCATGTCGGCATCCAGGTGATGGCCAAGGAGGTGGGCCCCGCAAAGACGAAGCTGTAG
- the speck gene encoding arylalkylamine N-acetyltransferase 1 isoform X1, whose amino-acid sequence MEVQKLPDQSLISSIILDSRCGLNDLYPIARLTQKMEESLNVSGKAAVDKDCPYTIELIQPEDAEAVIAMLKTFFFKDEPLNTFLDLGECKELEKYSLKSLPDNCSYKAVNKKGEIIGVFLNGLVRRPSPDDVAEKAADSCDHPKFKKILSMMDYVEEKFSIFDVYPEEELVLDGKILSVDTNYRGLGIAGRLTERAYEYMRENGINVYHVFCSSHYSARVMEKLGFHQVFNMPFADYKPQGEVVFKPAAPHVGIQVMAKEVGPAKTKL is encoded by the exons CTGAACGACTTATATCCGATTGCCCGGCTGACACAGAAAATGGAGGAATCCCTAAATGTTTCTGGAAAGGCAGCGGTTGATAAGGACTGCCCCTATACCATCGAACTGATCCAACCCGAGGATGCGGAGGCGGTGATAGCCATGCTCAAGACTTTTTTCTTTAAG GATGAACCCCTCAATACCTTCCTGGATCTCGGAGAGTGCAAGGAACTGGAGAAATACTCCCTGAAGTCTCTGCCCGATAACTGCTCTTATAAGGCGGTGAACAAAAAGGGCGAGATTATAGGGGTATTCCTCAATGGGCTAGTAAGACGTCCG TCCCCCGATGATGTGGCCGAAAAGGCAGCCGATTCCTGCGATCATCCCAAATTCAAGAAGATCCTCTCGATGATGGACTATGTGGAGGAGAAGTTCAGCATCTTCGACGTCTATCCTGAGGAGGAGCTGGTCCTGGACGGCAAGATCCTGTCGGTGGACACCAACTACCGGGGCCTGGGCATCGCCGGCCGTCTGACGGAGCGAGCCTACGAGTACATGAGGGAGAACGGCATCAATGTGTACCATGTTTTCTGCTCCAGCCACTATTCCGCCCGGGTGATGGAGAAGCTGGGCTTCCACCAAGTGTTCAACATGCCGTTCGCCGATTACAAGCCACAGGGAGAGGTGGTCTTCAAGCCGGCGGCTCCGCATGTCGGCATCCAGGTGATGGCCAAGGAGGTGGGCCCCGCAAAGACGAAGCTGTAG